A region from the Pelobates fuscus isolate aPelFus1 chromosome 1, aPelFus1.pri, whole genome shotgun sequence genome encodes:
- the RPL21 gene encoding large ribosomal subunit protein eL21 — MTNTRGKRRGTRYMFARPFRKHGVVPLSTYMRIYKKGDIVDIKGMGTIQKGMPHKCYHGKTGRIYNVTQHAVGIIVNKKLRGKILAKRINVRVEHIRHSKSRDSFLQRVKENELKKKEAKEKGTWIELKRQPAHPREAHFVQNFGKDPELLEPIPYEFMA, encoded by the exons ATGACGAACACAAGAGGAAAAAGGCGTGGAACCCGTTATATGTTCGCCAGACCCTTCCGTAAACATG gtGTTGTTCCACTTTCAACATATATGCGCATCTACAAGAAGGGTGATATTGTGGACATAAAG GGAATGGGCACAATTCAAAAAGGTATGCCCCACAAATGTTACCATGGCAAGACTGGCAGGATTTACAATGTCACTCAACATGCTGTTGGAATTATAGTGAACAAGAAACTCAG agGTAAGATTCTTGCCAAAAGAATAAATGTGCGTGTTGAACATATTCGCCACTCTAAGAGCAGAGACAGCTTCCTGCAGCGTGTCAAGGAGAATGAGTTGAAGAAAAAGGAAGCAAAGGAGAAGGGAACATGGATTGAGCTTAAACGTCAG CCTGCCCATCCCAGAGAGGCACACTTTGTCCAGAACTTCGGCAAAGATCCAGAGCTCCTTGAGCCAATTCCATACGAGTTCATGGCATAA